From one Triticum aestivum cultivar Chinese Spring chromosome 4B, IWGSC CS RefSeq v2.1, whole genome shotgun sequence genomic stretch:
- the LOC123089663 gene encoding cortical cell-delineating protein-like — MAPSTKLFLVLLGLNLMVTTVHGSCEPHCPTPTPPSPPSTNGGSCPIDTLKLRVCANVLNLLKLGLGVPPSERCCPLLAGLADLDAAVCLCTAIKVKVLGVINLNVPVDLVLLLNHCHKTCPPGFTCPH, encoded by the coding sequence ATGGCGCCATCGACCAAGCTCTTCCTCGTGCTCCTCGGCCTGAACTTGATGGTCACCACTGTGCACGGTAGCTGTGAACCTCACTGCCCTACCCCGACCCCACCGTCTCCTCCATCGACCAACGGCGGCTCATGCCCTATTGACACGCTGAAACTGCGTGTGTGCGCCAACGTGCTGAACCTGCTGAAGCTCGGGCTTGGCGTGCCGCCGAGCGAGCGGTGCTGCCCGCTGCTGGCCGGTCTGGCCGACCTGGACGCCGCGGTGTGCCTCTGCACCGCCATCAAGGTCAAGGTCCTCGGCGTCATCAACCTCAACGTCCCCGTCGACCTGGTGCTCCTGCTCAACCACTGCCACAAGACCTGCCCGCCCGGCTTCACCTGCCCGCACTGA